One part of the Bradyrhizobium sp. CB1650 genome encodes these proteins:
- a CDS encoding ABC transporter ATP-binding protein has product MTDLLTLSGVHTHIGRYHILQGIDLAVPQGQTTMLLGRNGAGKTTTLRTIIGLWQASSGEIVLAGERIEGRATPDIARRGVGYVPESMAVFSDLTVKENLVLAARDGPLDDNQLDWIFGFFPALRRFWLSRAGSLSGGQKQMLSIARAIVEPRKLLLIDEPTKGLAPAIVMALIECLKEIKRKGATILLVEQNFFAARELGDSVLVMDNGTIAHRGEMAALAADVPLQERLLGLSLEAHQ; this is encoded by the coding sequence ATGACCGACCTTCTGACGCTGTCCGGCGTGCACACCCACATCGGACGCTACCACATCCTCCAGGGCATCGACCTTGCGGTCCCGCAGGGACAGACCACGATGCTGCTCGGCCGCAACGGCGCCGGCAAGACCACGACGCTGCGCACCATCATCGGACTCTGGCAGGCGTCCAGCGGCGAGATCGTGCTGGCCGGCGAGCGCATCGAGGGCCGCGCCACGCCCGATATCGCGCGGCGCGGCGTCGGCTACGTGCCGGAGAGCATGGCGGTGTTCTCCGATCTCACGGTGAAGGAGAATCTGGTGCTGGCGGCACGCGACGGGCCGCTCGACGACAACCAGCTCGACTGGATCTTCGGCTTCTTCCCGGCGCTGCGCCGGTTCTGGCTGTCGCGCGCGGGGAGTCTCTCCGGCGGGCAGAAGCAGATGCTGTCGATCGCGCGCGCCATCGTCGAGCCGCGCAAACTGCTGCTGATCGACGAGCCGACCAAGGGGCTGGCGCCCGCCATCGTCATGGCGCTGATCGAATGCCTGAAGGAGATCAAGCGCAAGGGCGCCACCATTCTCCTCGTCGAACAGAATTTCTTCGCCGCCCGCGAACTCGGCGACAGCGTGCTGGTCATGGACAACGGCACCATCGCCCATCGCGGCGAGATGGCGGCGCTGGCCGCCGACGTGCCGCTGCAGGAGCGGCTATTGGGCCTGAGCCTGGAGGCGCATCAGTGA
- a CDS encoding branched-chain amino acid ABC transporter permease: MTELAATDPLPKPKRDLAPILLPIALALAVMPLIGSTSSWLTLTAASLAMGMMIFIMASGLTLVFGLMDVFNFGHGAFIAVGAYIATLVLAPFAASMQADSLWMNLAVLAPAALLSMAVSGALGLIVERVLILPVYGQHLKQILMTTGGLIVAEQTLYALWGPQIIPLPLPASLRGSFVIGDVAIAKYRVLATLIGLIVFIAIQLVLNRTKLGLLIRAGVENREMVEALGYRIRRLFLGVFMTGSALAGLGGVMWALYREQVHASMSDDLTVLIFIVVIIGGLGSIGGCFIGAILVAMVANYGGFLVPKLALVSNILLMVAILMWRPRGLYAVTSR, encoded by the coding sequence GTGACTGAGCTCGCTGCAACCGATCCGCTGCCGAAGCCGAAGCGCGATCTCGCGCCGATCCTGCTGCCGATCGCGCTGGCGCTGGCGGTGATGCCGCTCATCGGCTCGACCAGCTCCTGGCTGACGCTGACCGCCGCGAGCCTCGCGATGGGCATGATGATCTTCATCATGGCGTCGGGCCTGACGCTGGTGTTCGGGCTGATGGACGTGTTCAATTTCGGCCACGGCGCCTTCATCGCGGTCGGCGCCTATATCGCGACGCTGGTGCTGGCGCCGTTCGCGGCCTCGATGCAGGCGGACTCGCTCTGGATGAACCTCGCGGTGCTGGCGCCGGCGGCGCTGCTCTCGATGGCCGTCTCCGGCGCGCTCGGCCTGATCGTCGAGCGCGTGCTGATCCTTCCCGTCTACGGCCAGCACCTGAAGCAGATCCTGATGACAACGGGCGGCCTGATCGTCGCGGAGCAGACGCTCTATGCGCTGTGGGGACCGCAGATCATCCCGCTGCCGCTGCCCGCCTCGCTGCGCGGCTCCTTCGTCATCGGCGACGTCGCGATCGCGAAATATCGCGTGCTCGCGACGCTCATCGGTCTCATCGTCTTCATCGCGATCCAGCTCGTGCTCAACCGCACCAAGCTTGGGCTGCTGATCCGGGCCGGCGTCGAGAACCGCGAGATGGTCGAGGCGCTCGGCTATCGCATCCGCCGCCTGTTCCTCGGCGTGTTCATGACGGGATCGGCGCTGGCCGGCCTCGGCGGCGTCATGTGGGCGCTCTATCGCGAGCAGGTTCATGCCTCCATGAGCGACGATCTCACCGTCCTGATCTTCATCGTCGTCATCATCGGCGGCCTGGGATCGATCGGCGGCTGCTTCATCGGCGCCATTCTGGTGGCGATGGTCGCCAATTACGGCGGCTTCCTGGTGCCGAAGCTCGCTCTCGTCTCCAACATCCTGCTGATGGTCGCCATCCTGATGTGGCGGCCGCGCGGCCTCTATGCGGTGACCAGCCGATGA
- a CDS encoding branched-chain amino acid ABC transporter permease, translated as MKILSGDPPKSRVLTLILVVIILALAATPFLFPGAKALNVAAKICVFAALVASYDLLLGYTGSVSFAHTMFYGIGSYAIAIALYAMGPNWAAVATGIVIGLPLAALLALAIGLFSLRVAAIFFAMITLAVASAFQVLASQLSWLTGGEDGRSFQLPELLRPGTVLISRNLIGFEMNGRTLTYYLVFAVSALMILGLLRVVNSPFGRVLQAIRENRFRAEALGFRTVFHLTYANCLAALVAASAGILNALWLRYAGPDTSLSFSIMLDILLMVVIGGMGTIYGAIIGATIFILAQNYLQSLMGVASKAATEAGLPLLPGLLHPDRWLLWLGLLFIASVYFFPTGVVGRLRTGVGEKSAAASH; from the coding sequence ATGAAGATTCTATCCGGTGATCCGCCGAAGAGCCGCGTCCTCACCCTCATTCTCGTCGTCATCATCCTGGCGCTGGCGGCGACGCCCTTCTTGTTCCCCGGCGCCAAGGCGCTGAACGTTGCCGCCAAGATCTGCGTCTTCGCCGCGCTTGTTGCCTCCTACGACCTCCTGCTCGGCTATACCGGCTCGGTGTCGTTCGCCCACACCATGTTCTATGGCATCGGCAGCTACGCGATCGCGATCGCGCTGTACGCGATGGGGCCCAATTGGGCCGCGGTCGCAACCGGCATCGTCATCGGCCTGCCGCTCGCAGCCCTGCTCGCGCTCGCCATCGGCCTGTTCTCGCTGCGGGTGGCGGCGATCTTCTTTGCCATGATCACGCTCGCAGTCGCCTCCGCGTTCCAGGTGCTGGCCTCGCAGCTCTCCTGGCTGACCGGCGGCGAGGACGGGCGCAGCTTTCAACTGCCCGAATTGCTACGGCCCGGCACGGTGCTGATCTCCAGGAACCTGATCGGCTTCGAGATGAACGGCCGCACCCTCACCTACTATCTCGTCTTCGCGGTCTCGGCGCTGATGATCCTCGGCCTGCTCCGGGTGGTGAACTCGCCGTTCGGTCGCGTGCTGCAGGCGATCCGCGAAAACCGCTTCCGCGCCGAGGCGCTCGGCTTCCGCACCGTCTTCCACCTGACCTATGCCAACTGCCTCGCCGCCCTGGTCGCCGCCAGCGCCGGCATTCTGAATGCGCTCTGGCTGCGCTATGCCGGGCCGGATACCTCGCTGAGCTTCTCGATCATGCTGGACATCCTCCTGATGGTGGTGATCGGCGGCATGGGCACGATCTACGGCGCGATCATCGGCGCCACGATCTTCATCCTCGCGCAGAACTATCTCCAGTCGCTGATGGGTGTGGCCTCCAAGGCGGCGACGGAGGCCGGCCTGCCGCTGCTGCCGGGACTCCTGCATCCGGACCGCTGGCTGCTGTGGCTGGGGCTGCTGTTCATTGCGAGCGTTTACTTCTTCCCGACCGGCGTGGTGGGGCGGCTGCGCACGGGCGTCGGCGAAAAGAGCGCGGCCGCTTCGCATTAA
- a CDS encoding EAL domain-containing protein, protein MRQVFSRMATAMCLAAKGGWDAAMRRGPVLWLTLSGALLVAGIFAVTAMAVGEFRERSLTNRERELENTVQLIARHFDQQFEDSDFIAADLIGQMRLPEITSPEMFRERMSGPAANQMLRSKVSSVSYLGDIAIYDAGGELINWSRAQPLPKINISSRAYFQTFKSNPLGEPVLLESVRSYILGKWTTIVARRLSAPDGTFFGAMVRRIDPDSYQRYFASVALADGAAISLFDREGKMLARYPHVEELIGRSFKDAPLMQKVLTKGGQHTLRVKSPVDGEERLGSAASLTHFPLVIVATNTTAAALADWRQQTGFMVTTATLSAAVIALILFLIIRQINRQNREAQERLEAERLRLDTALNNMSQGLILYDATGYIVTCNRRYADMFGLSTDVIKPGCHIQEAMHHRKERGAFDGDVEEFCADVMRIVAEGKVSTRIHQLPNGRAFQVINTPLAQGGWVATIEEITERRNLEQERDRNYTFLREIIDHIPSQITVKDARTRQYLLVNRIAEEIFRESGETIVGKTAADILPTADADIVTRDDDALLRSPNRLLLKEQTWKTRTDGQRHTISKRIGIRDKAGEPRYIINVIEDITEQRKADEKIAHMAHYDALTDLPNRALFREQIERELERVADGEQFALLYIDVDEFKGINDSLGHHVGDELLKAIAGRIRACLGQGDLIARLGGDEFAVIQTKVESSADVTSFVTRIHEAIRRPYHCLGHQLSTDASIGIALAPQDGTDLDQLIKNADLAMYGAKAEGRRTYRFFEPAMDASAKARLTMEQDLRQAMIDGGFELNYQPLVNLRTGEVSGCEALLRWRHPERGMVSPAEFIPIAEDTGLITEIGDWVLRTACAEAATWPAQVRLAVNVSPVQLKCDTLALKIAGALASSGLDPRRLELEITEAVLIRDDEAALSILHQLRSIGVRIALDDFGTGYSSLSYLKRFPFDKIKIDRCFVADIAEASGAPVIVQAVVNIAAASNMTTVAEGVETEAQREILRMLGCTEMQGYLFSAPKAAADVRKLFGRGDVPVAAVA, encoded by the coding sequence ATGCGCCAAGTCTTTTCCAGGATGGCAACCGCGATGTGCCTGGCCGCGAAGGGCGGCTGGGACGCCGCCATGCGGCGGGGCCCGGTGCTGTGGCTGACCCTGTCCGGCGCATTGCTCGTGGCCGGCATCTTCGCCGTGACCGCCATGGCCGTCGGCGAATTTCGCGAGCGGTCGCTGACCAATCGCGAGCGCGAGCTGGAAAACACCGTTCAGTTGATCGCGCGCCATTTCGACCAGCAGTTCGAGGACTCCGACTTCATCGCGGCCGATCTGATCGGGCAAATGCGTCTGCCGGAGATCACCTCGCCCGAAATGTTCCGCGAGCGGATGTCCGGACCAGCCGCAAACCAGATGCTGCGCAGCAAGGTCAGCTCCGTCTCGTATCTCGGCGACATCGCGATCTACGACGCCGGCGGCGAACTGATCAACTGGTCGCGGGCCCAGCCGCTGCCCAAGATCAACATCTCCTCGCGCGCCTACTTCCAGACCTTCAAGTCGAATCCGCTGGGCGAGCCGGTGCTGCTGGAATCCGTGCGCAGCTACATCCTCGGCAAATGGACCACGATCGTGGCGCGCCGGCTGAGCGCGCCCGACGGCACCTTCTTCGGCGCGATGGTCCGCCGGATCGATCCCGACAGCTATCAACGCTATTTCGCCTCGGTGGCGCTCGCCGACGGCGCTGCCATCTCGCTGTTCGACCGCGAAGGCAAGATGCTGGCGCGCTACCCGCATGTCGAGGAGCTGATCGGCAGGAGCTTCAAGGATGCGCCGCTGATGCAGAAGGTGCTGACCAAAGGCGGTCAGCACACCCTTCGCGTCAAGAGCCCGGTCGACGGCGAGGAGCGCCTGGGCTCGGCCGCGTCGCTGACTCACTTCCCGCTGGTCATCGTTGCGACCAACACCACGGCGGCGGCGCTTGCGGACTGGCGGCAGCAGACCGGCTTCATGGTCACCACGGCAACGCTTTCGGCCGCGGTGATCGCGCTGATCCTGTTCCTGATCATCCGCCAGATCAACCGTCAGAACCGCGAGGCCCAGGAGCGGCTGGAGGCCGAGCGGCTGCGGCTCGACACCGCCCTGAACAACATGTCGCAAGGGCTGATCCTGTACGATGCCACCGGGTATATCGTCACCTGCAACCGCCGCTACGCCGACATGTTCGGCCTGTCGACCGACGTCATCAAGCCCGGCTGCCACATCCAGGAAGCGATGCACCATCGCAAGGAGCGTGGAGCGTTCGACGGCGACGTCGAGGAGTTTTGCGCCGACGTCATGAGGATCGTCGCCGAAGGCAAGGTCTCCACGAGGATTCATCAACTGCCCAATGGCCGCGCCTTCCAGGTCATCAACACCCCGCTCGCGCAGGGCGGGTGGGTCGCCACCATCGAGGAGATCACCGAGCGGCGCAACCTGGAGCAGGAGCGCGACCGCAACTACACGTTCCTGCGCGAGATCATCGATCACATCCCCTCGCAGATCACCGTGAAGGACGCCCGGACACGGCAATATCTGCTGGTCAACCGGATTGCCGAGGAGATCTTCAGGGAATCGGGCGAGACGATCGTCGGCAAGACGGCTGCCGACATCCTGCCAACAGCCGACGCCGATATCGTCACCCGCGATGATGACGCCCTGCTGCGATCGCCAAATCGACTGTTGCTCAAGGAGCAGACCTGGAAGACGCGGACCGATGGCCAGCGTCACACCATCTCGAAACGCATCGGCATCCGCGACAAGGCCGGCGAGCCGCGCTACATCATCAACGTCATCGAGGACATCACGGAGCAGCGAAAGGCCGACGAGAAGATCGCCCACATGGCGCATTACGATGCGCTGACCGATTTGCCCAACCGCGCGCTGTTCCGCGAGCAGATCGAACGCGAGCTGGAGAGGGTCGCCGACGGCGAGCAATTCGCACTGCTCTACATCGACGTCGACGAGTTCAAGGGCATCAACGATTCGCTCGGCCACCATGTCGGCGACGAGCTGTTGAAGGCGATCGCGGGCCGCATTCGCGCCTGCCTCGGTCAGGGAGACCTGATCGCACGGCTTGGCGGCGACGAATTCGCCGTGATCCAGACCAAGGTGGAATCCTCCGCCGACGTGACGTCGTTCGTGACCCGCATTCACGAGGCGATCCGCCGGCCCTATCATTGCCTCGGCCATCAGCTCTCGACCGATGCCAGCATCGGCATCGCGCTGGCGCCGCAGGACGGCACCGATCTCGATCAGCTCATCAAGAATGCCGACCTCGCGATGTATGGTGCCAAGGCGGAAGGACGCCGCACCTATCGCTTCTTCGAGCCCGCCATGGATGCGAGCGCCAAGGCGCGCCTCACCATGGAGCAGGATCTGCGCCAGGCCATGATCGACGGCGGCTTCGAGCTCAATTACCAGCCGCTGGTCAATCTGCGCACCGGTGAGGTCTCCGGCTGCGAGGCGCTGCTGCGCTGGCGGCATCCCGAACGCGGCATGGTGTCGCCGGCCGAGTTCATTCCGATCGCCGAGGATACCGGCCTGATCACCGAGATCGGCGACTGGGTGCTGCGCACCGCCTGCGCGGAAGCCGCGACCTGGCCTGCGCAAGTGCGGCTCGCGGTCAACGTCTCGCCGGTGCAGCTCAAATGCGACACGCTGGCGCTGAAGATCGCAGGCGCGCTCGCCTCCTCCGGGCTCGACCCGCGCCGGCTCGAGCTCGAGATCACCGAGGCCGTGCTGATCCGCGACGACGAGGCGGCGCTCTCGATCCTGCACCAGCTCCGCTCGATCGGCGTACGCATCGCGCTCGACGATTTCGGCACCGGCTATTCCTCGCTGAGCTATCTGAAGCGCTTCCCGTTCGACAAGATCAAGATCGATCGCTGCTTCGTCGCCGACATCGCGGAAGCGAGCGGCGCACCCGTCATCGTGCAGGCGGTGGTGAACATCGCCGCCGCCAGCAACATGACCACGGTCGCCGAGGGCGTCGAGACCGAGGCGCAGCGCGAGATTCTGCGCATGCTCGGCTGCACGGAGATGCAGGGCTATCTGTTCAGCGCGCCGAAGGCGGCAGCCGACGTGCGCAAGCTGTTCGGTCGGGGTGACGTCCCGGTGGCAGCGGTGGCCTGA
- a CDS encoding TRAP transporter substrate-binding protein: MKRRELLKTAGAGLAASITVAAPAIAQSMPDLKWRCTTSWPKSLDVPFSASETISKYVAEATDNKFQIQPFAGGEIVPALQAVDAVTNATVEMCHTAAYYFIGKDPTFALYCSVPFGLNSRQQNAWFQDHGGQEMLNEFGKKYKLYGIAGGNTGTQMGGWFRKEINSVGDLNGLKMRIGGWAGKTLSKLGTVPQQIAGGDIYPALEKGTIDATEWVGPYDDEKLGFYKVAKYYYYPGWWEGGTALHFFINSDKWDALPKAYKSLLTVACGYANMDVQARYDARNPQALKRLVANGALLRPFSQAVMEACLKASNDVNAETSASNPDFKKIYESQMEFRNDENLWWQVAEYSYETFMIRTRAKG; encoded by the coding sequence ATGAAACGTCGTGAACTCCTGAAAACGGCAGGCGCAGGGCTCGCTGCATCAATCACTGTCGCTGCGCCGGCCATCGCCCAATCAATGCCCGATCTGAAATGGCGCTGCACCACGAGCTGGCCGAAGTCGCTTGACGTTCCGTTCAGTGCGTCTGAGACAATCTCGAAATACGTCGCGGAAGCTACTGACAACAAGTTCCAGATTCAGCCTTTCGCGGGTGGCGAGATCGTCCCAGCCTTGCAAGCGGTTGACGCGGTAACCAATGCCACCGTCGAGATGTGTCACACGGCCGCCTATTACTTTATCGGCAAGGATCCGACCTTCGCACTCTATTGCTCCGTCCCGTTCGGGCTGAATTCGCGTCAGCAGAATGCCTGGTTCCAGGATCACGGTGGTCAGGAAATGCTCAATGAGTTCGGCAAGAAGTACAAATTGTACGGCATCGCCGGTGGCAACACGGGCACGCAGATGGGCGGTTGGTTTCGCAAGGAGATCAACAGCGTCGGTGACCTCAACGGCCTCAAGATGCGGATCGGCGGTTGGGCCGGTAAGACCCTTTCCAAGCTCGGTACCGTTCCGCAGCAGATCGCGGGCGGCGACATCTATCCGGCGTTGGAAAAAGGCACGATCGACGCGACCGAATGGGTCGGCCCCTACGACGACGAGAAGCTCGGCTTCTACAAGGTCGCGAAGTACTACTACTATCCGGGCTGGTGGGAAGGCGGCACGGCGCTGCACTTCTTCATCAATTCGGACAAATGGGATGCGTTGCCGAAGGCTTACAAGTCGCTGCTCACGGTGGCCTGCGGCTACGCCAACATGGACGTTCAGGCGCGATATGACGCGCGCAATCCGCAGGCGCTCAAGCGCCTTGTTGCGAACGGAGCACTGTTGCGCCCCTTCAGCCAGGCCGTGATGGAAGCCTGTTTGAAAGCCTCGAACGATGTCAACGCAGAGACGTCCGCGTCGAATCCCGATTTCAAGAAGATCTATGAATCGCAGATGGAATTCCGAAACGACGAAAATCTCTGGTGGCAGGTTGCGGAATACTCCTACGAGACCTTCATGATTCGCACGCGCGCGAAAGGCTGA
- a CDS encoding DUF6624 domain-containing protein, with the protein MLHLFKGRTLGHHLGMDCRISDELIAMAEHDRRIGDELAASGALYEGYDPRMAAVHEKNALRLREIMAQIGWPTERLVGKRAAEAAWLIAQHAIAHPQFQRSCLKFLAVAAREHLVPAWQPAMLEDRIRVFEGRPQLYGTQLEPDEHGNMRPYTIEDPEGVHERRRAVSLEPLAERLARAKPQPLPADRERFEHDYQEWLIAVGWRTRPQ; encoded by the coding sequence ATGCTTCACCTGTTCAAGGGCCGCACGTTGGGCCATCATCTCGGGATGGATTGCAGAATTAGCGACGAGCTCATCGCCATGGCGGAGCACGACCGGAGGATCGGTGATGAGCTGGCGGCGTCGGGAGCGCTGTACGAGGGCTATGATCCGCGTATGGCCGCCGTTCACGAGAAGAATGCGCTGCGGCTCCGGGAGATCATGGCCCAGATCGGATGGCCGACGGAGCGCCTAGTCGGCAAGCGAGCCGCGGAGGCCGCTTGGCTGATCGCCCAGCACGCCATCGCGCACCCGCAATTCCAGCGCTCGTGCCTTAAGTTCCTTGCCGTGGCCGCGCGCGAGCACCTGGTCCCAGCCTGGCAGCCGGCCATGCTAGAAGACAGGATCCGTGTATTCGAAGGTAGGCCGCAGCTCTACGGAACGCAGCTCGAGCCCGATGAGCACGGCAACATGCGGCCCTACACGATCGAGGATCCGGAGGGAGTGCACGAACGACGCCGCGCGGTCAGTCTCGAACCTCTCGCTGAAAGACTTGCTCGCGCAAAACCGCAGCCGCTGCCAGCCGACCGTGAACGGTTCGAGCACGACTATCAGGAGTGGCTCATTGCGGTCGGTTGGCGCACGCGTCCGCAATAG